In Ramlibacter sp., the sequence CCTGCTGGATGCCGAAGGCAACCGGCTGGTGTTCGTGCAGTGGGCGCTGGGCCGTCTGGTCCTCGCTGAGGACCGGTTGACCCCACCGGGGGGCATGCCGGCACCGGGCCACCGGGCCCCGCGCATTCCATGAGCGCGCGCCTCTCGCCGCGCGCCGTGCTGTGGGGCGGTGTGTTGCTGGTGGCTGTGGCCTTTGTGGCCGGCAGCGCGCGCGGCGCCTACGCCATTTCGCCGCAGCAACTGTGGCAGGTGCTGGCCGAGGCGTTGAGGGGCGCACTGGGCGGGTCGGCCAGCCCGTCACCCGAGCATCTGGTGTTCATGAACATCCGCTTGCCCCGCCTGTTGCTGGGGGCGGCGGCGGGCGCCGGTCTGGGCCTCAGCGGTGCGCTGATGCAAGGCCTGTTCCGCAACCCGCTGGCCGATCCCGGGCTGGTGGGCATCAGCAGTGGTGCGGCGCTGGCCGCCGGCGTCACCATCGTGCTGGGGGGCTGGTGGTTCCCTGAACTGCCGCGCACCCTGGGCAGCTGGACGCTGGTGCTGATGGCTTTTGCCGGCGGCCTGACGGTGACGCTTTTGATCTACGCGCTGGCCCAGACCCAGGGTGGGACCCATATCGGGCTGATGCTGCTGGCCGGTGTGGCCGTGAACGCGCTGGCTGGGGCGGGTCTGGGTTTCCTGAGCTTCATGGCCAGCGACGAACAGCTGCGCAACATCCAGTTCTGGCTGCTGGGCAGCCTGGGCGGTGCCCGCTGGAGCGCGGTGGGGCTGGTCGGCGCTCTGGTCTTCATGGCGGGCTGCGCCGCACTGGGCTGGGCCCGGCCGTTGAATGCCATGGCGCTGGGCGAGGCGCAGGCGGCGCTGCTGGGTGTCAATGTCGAACGTGCCAAGCGCGCCCTGATCCTGGTCACGGCCGTGATCGTGGGCGCCGTCACGGCGACCACCGGCATCATCGGCTTCGTCGGCCTGATCGCCCCGCACTGGGTGCGGCTGGTGGCCGGGCCCGACCACCGCGTGGTGCTGCCGGCCTCAGCCCTGCTGGGCGCGGCCCTGGTTCTGGCGGCCGACGCGCTGGCGCGCACCGTCGCCAAGCCGGCCGAGCTGCCGCTGGGCGTGCTGACCGCGGTGATCGGCGTGCCGATGTTCCTGCTGATGCTGCGGCATTTCAGGGGGCGGCTCTGATGCTGCAATGCCTGGCGGCGCGGGTCACCCTGGGCGGCAGGACGCTGCTGGGCGAAACCACGGCCCGCCTGCAGCCCGGCCGCTTCACCGCCGTGCTGGGGCCCAACGGCGCGGGCAAGTCCACGTTGCTGTCCGTGCTCAGCGGCCAGCGCAAGCCGGATGCCGGCCAGGTGACGCTGGACGACGCCGCGCTGCAGCGTTGGCGGCCCGAAGCGCTGGCCCTGCGCCGTGCCGTGATGCCCCAGGAAAGCGCCGTGGCCTTTGACTTCACCGTGCAGGCGGTCGCCGAGCTGGGCCGCTACCCCCACCGGCACCAGCCGTCGCAGGACGAGGCCGGCATCGTCACGCAGGCGCTGGAAGCCACCGGCGTGGCGCCTCTGGCACAACGGGTGTTCAACACCCTGTCGGGCGGTGAAAAGGCCCGGGTGCAGCTGGCGCGCGCGCTGGCCCAGGTCTGGCAGCCGCGCCCCGATGGCGCGGCGCGCTGGTTGCTGCTGGACGAGCCCACGGCAGCGCTGGATCTGGCGCACCAGCACCAGGCGCTTCACCTGCTGCGCCACTGGACGCGGACGCAGGGCGTGGGCGTGGTGGCGGTGCTGCATGACGTCAACCTGGCGCTGCGCTACGCCGACGACGTGCTGCTGCTGGCGCCGGGCCAGCCGGCGCTGGCCGGTTCGGGCCTGGAGGTGTTGACCCCGGAACTCGTCACGCGCCTGTGGGGCGTGCGCTGCGAGGCGGTCCAGGGCGCCGCGGCAGGGCGGCAATACGTGTTCGGGCTGATTTCTGACTGAAAAGTGGCTGGAGTCCAGACCGGGCGGCCACTTTCAGCTATCAAAACGAGAGCAAGTCAATACACCAGCCGCTCCGGCTTGATCTCCTGCAGGATGGTGGTGGCGATCTCTTCGATGCTCTTGGTCGTGGTCGACAGCCAGCGGATGCCGGCGCGCCGCATCATGGCCTCGGCCTCGCTGACCTCCATGCGGCAGTTGTCCAGGCTCGCGTAGCGGCTGTTGGGGCGGCGCTCGTTGCGGATCTCGCTCAGCCGCTCGGGCTGGATGCTCAGGCCGAAGATTTTCTTCTTGTGAGCGAGCAGGGCGGCCGGCAGTTGCTGGCGCTCGAAATCCTCGGGAATCAGCGGGTAGTTGGCGGCCTTCAGGCCGTACTGCATGGCCAGGTACAGCGAGGTCGGCGTCTTGCCGCTGCGGCTCACGCCCACCAGGATCACCTCGGAGGACTCCAGGTCGCGGTTGGACTGGCCGTCGTCGTGGGCCAGGCTGAAATTGATGGCCTCGATGCGGTCGTGGTACTCCTTGCTCTTGCTCACATCGCTGAAGCGGCCGATCCGGTGGTTGGACTTGATGCCCAGCTCCACCTCCAGCGGCCGCACGAAGGTGCCGAACATGTCCATCAGCATGCCCTTGCAGCCTTCCTCGATGACGGTGAGGATTTCGGTATTGACCAGGGTGGTGAACACCAGCGGCTTGCGGCCCTCGATCTCGCCCGTGTGGTTGATCTGGCGCACCACCTGGTGTGCCTTGTCCACGGTGTCGACAAAGGGCAGGCGCACGTGGCGGGGCTTCATCTCGAACTGGGCCAGGATGGCGTTGCCAAAGGTTTCGGCCGTGATGCCGGTGCCATCGGAGATGAAAAAGACGGTGCGTGTGTGCATGGCGGCCCTTGTAATGCTTTCAGTTTGCTGCAAGGCCGCTGGCGTGGGGGGCGGCCTACAATCGGGGCAATTATCCAAATTCCCCCGCCATGCACCGCCGCTGCCCATTCGAACAACAGCCAAGCCGCCCGCCGTGCCATGGGAAAACACCTCTGCCAGCCCGGGGTGTCGCACAAGTTTTAACTTCTGGAGCTTTCCCATGTCTGCACTTTTCAGCGCGACCGCCTTGGTCGTACCGTTTGAAAACCTGAGAATGACCGACGTCGAGGCGGTTGGCGGCAAGAACGCCAGCCTCGGCGAGATGATTTCGCAGCTGCCCCAGGGCGTGCGCGTTCCCACGGGCTTTGCCACCACGGCCCACGCGTTCCGGCAGTTCCTGGCCCACGGCGGCCTGGCCGACCGCATCAGCGAACGGCTCAAGCGCCTGGACACCGAGGATGTGCGCGCGCTGGCCGCCGCCGGCGCCGAAATCCGCGGCTGGGTCGAAGCCCAGCCCTTTCCGGCCGACCTCGAAAAAGCCATTGGCGAGGCCTTTGCCACGCTGAGCGCGGGCAACCCCGCCGCCTCGTTCGCGGTGCGCTCGTCGGCCACCGCCGAAGACCTGCCCGACGCCTCGTTCGCCGGCCAGCAGGAAACCTTCCTCAACGTGGTCGGCATTGACGACGTGCTGCACAAGATGAAGGAAGTGTTTGCCAGCCTCTACAACGACCGTGCCATCAGCTACCGCGTGCACAAGGGTTTCGCGCATGACGTGGTGGCCCTGTCGGCCGGCGTGCAGCGCATGGTGCGCTCCGACCTGGGCGCGGCCGGCGTGATGTTCACCATCGACACCGAGTCGGGCTTTGACCAGGTGGTGTTCATCACCAGCAGCTATGGCCTGGGCGAGACGGTGGTGCAGGGCGCCGTGAACCCCGACGAGTTCTACGTGCACAAGCCCATGCTCAAGGCCGGCAAGCGCGCCGTGATCCGCCGCAACCTGGGCTCCAAGCTGATCCAGATGGTGTTTGCGAGCAACGAGGAAAAGGCCCGTGACGGCAAGCTGGTCAAGACCACCGACGTGCCGCTGGAGCAGCGCAACCGCTATTCGCTGACCGATGCCGATGTCGAGCAACTGGCCCAGTACGCGCTGGTGATCGAGCAGCACTATGGCCGGCCCATGGACATCGAGTGGGGCAAGGACGGCACCGATGGCCTGCTCTACATCCTGCAGGCCCGCCCCGAGACCGTGAAGAGCCAGCAGGGCGACAAGGCCGAGCTGCGCTACAAGCTCAAGGGCCGCGGCGCCGTGCTGGCCGAGGGCCGCGCCATCGGCCAGAAAATCGGCACCGGCCCGGTGCGGCTGGTGCACAGCATTGCCGAGATGGACAAGGTGCAGGCCGGCGACATCCTGGTGACCGACATGACCGACCCCAACTGGGAACCAGTGATGAAGCGCGCCAGCGCCATCGTGACCAACCGCGGCGGGCGTACCTGTCACGCGGCCATCATCGCGCGCGAACTGGGCATTCCGGCCGTGGTGGGCTGCGGCGACGCGACCGAGCGCCTGAAGGACGGCACCCTGGTGACGGTGAGCTGCGCCGAGGGTGACACCGGCTTCATCTATGACGGCCTGCTGGAGACCGAGGTCACCGAGGTCGAGCGCGGCGTGATGCCGGCCCTCAAGACCAAGATCATGATGAACGTGGGCAACCCCCAGCTCGCGTTTGACTTCTGCCAGCTGCCCAATGAAGGCGTGGGCCTGGCGCGGCTGGAGTTCATCATCAACAACAACATCGGCGTTCACCCCAAGGCCATCCTTGACTACCCCAACGTCGATGCCGACCTGAAAAAGGCCGTGGAGTCGGTGGCGCGCGGCCATGCCTCGCCCAAGGCCTTCTATGTGGACAAGGTCGCCGAAGGCGTGGCCACCATCGCCGCGGCGTTCTGGCCCAAGCCGGTGATCGTGCGGCTGAGCGACTTCAAGTCCAACGAATACCGCAAGCTCATCGGCGGCAGCCGCTACGAGCCCGAGGAAGAAAACCCCATGCTCGGCTTCCGGGGCGCCGCGCGCTACGTGAGCGCCGAATTCCGCGAGGCCTTTGCCATGGAATGCGAGGCCCTGCGCCGCGTGCGCAACGACATGGGCCTGACCAATGTGCAGGTGATGGTGCCCTTCGTGCGCACGCTGGGCCAGGCCGACAAGGTCACGCAGCTGCTGGCCGGGCATGGCCTCAAGCGTGGCCAGGACGAGCTCAAGGTCATCATGATGTGCGAGGTGCCCAGCAACGCCGTCCTGGCGGACGAGTTCCTCCAGTACTTCGACGGTTTTTCGATTGGCTCCAACGACCTGACCCAGCTCACGCTGGGGCTGGACCGCGATTCGGGCCTGGAACTGCTGGCCGCCGACTTTGACGAACGCGACCCGGCCGTCAAGGCGCTGCTGAGCCGCGCCATCAAGGCCTGCCAGGCCCAGGGCAAGTACGTGGGCATCTGCGGTCAGGGGCCCAGCGACCACCCCGATTTTGCGCAGTGGCTGGCGGCCGAGGGCATTGCCTCGATCTCGCTGAACCCCGACAGCGTCATTGAAACCTGGAAGCAGCTTGCACGGGGCTGACAAACGGGCCGGCCATTCCTTCTAGGAAATACCTAGGCTAGGGTGGCGGCCCCGGTGGGATGATCGGACGGATGTCCGACAGCCCCGCCTACGCCGCCTACAAGCGGCGTATTCACCGCAATCTGGCGTTCTACGGCCTCGGGCTTGCAGCGTTTTTCCTGCTGATGGCCTGGGCGGAGCGCCAGGGGCTTTCGCGTGTCTGGCTGGGGCCGATCTTCCTGTTCTCCACGGTCATGATCTATGCCGCCATCGGCATTTATGGCCGCACCTCGGACGCCAGCGAGTACTACGTGGCGGGCCGCCGCATCCCGCCCATGTACAACGGCATGGCCGCCGCCGCCGACTGGATGAGCGCGGCCTCGTTCATCAGCCTGGCTGGCGGGC encodes:
- a CDS encoding heme ABC transporter ATP-binding protein, producing MLQCLAARVTLGGRTLLGETTARLQPGRFTAVLGPNGAGKSTLLSVLSGQRKPDAGQVTLDDAALQRWRPEALALRRAVMPQESAVAFDFTVQAVAELGRYPHRHQPSQDEAGIVTQALEATGVAPLAQRVFNTLSGGEKARVQLARALAQVWQPRPDGAARWLLLDEPTAALDLAHQHQALHLLRHWTRTQGVGVVAVLHDVNLALRYADDVLLLAPGQPALAGSGLEVLTPELVTRLWGVRCEAVQGAAAGRQYVFGLISD
- a CDS encoding kinase/pyrophosphorylase, with product MHTRTVFFISDGTGITAETFGNAILAQFEMKPRHVRLPFVDTVDKAHQVVRQINHTGEIEGRKPLVFTTLVNTEILTVIEEGCKGMLMDMFGTFVRPLEVELGIKSNHRIGRFSDVSKSKEYHDRIEAINFSLAHDDGQSNRDLESSEVILVGVSRSGKTPTSLYLAMQYGLKAANYPLIPEDFERQQLPAALLAHKKKIFGLSIQPERLSEIRNERRPNSRYASLDNCRMEVSEAEAMMRRAGIRWLSTTTKSIEEIATTILQEIKPERLVY
- a CDS encoding iron ABC transporter permease, encoding MSARLSPRAVLWGGVLLVAVAFVAGSARGAYAISPQQLWQVLAEALRGALGGSASPSPEHLVFMNIRLPRLLLGAAAGAGLGLSGALMQGLFRNPLADPGLVGISSGAALAAGVTIVLGGWWFPELPRTLGSWTLVLMAFAGGLTVTLLIYALAQTQGGTHIGLMLLAGVAVNALAGAGLGFLSFMASDEQLRNIQFWLLGSLGGARWSAVGLVGALVFMAGCAALGWARPLNAMALGEAQAALLGVNVERAKRALILVTAVIVGAVTATTGIIGFVGLIAPHWVRLVAGPDHRVVLPASALLGAALVLAADALARTVAKPAELPLGVLTAVIGVPMFLLMLRHFRGRL
- the ppsA gene encoding phosphoenolpyruvate synthase, coding for MSALFSATALVVPFENLRMTDVEAVGGKNASLGEMISQLPQGVRVPTGFATTAHAFRQFLAHGGLADRISERLKRLDTEDVRALAAAGAEIRGWVEAQPFPADLEKAIGEAFATLSAGNPAASFAVRSSATAEDLPDASFAGQQETFLNVVGIDDVLHKMKEVFASLYNDRAISYRVHKGFAHDVVALSAGVQRMVRSDLGAAGVMFTIDTESGFDQVVFITSSYGLGETVVQGAVNPDEFYVHKPMLKAGKRAVIRRNLGSKLIQMVFASNEEKARDGKLVKTTDVPLEQRNRYSLTDADVEQLAQYALVIEQHYGRPMDIEWGKDGTDGLLYILQARPETVKSQQGDKAELRYKLKGRGAVLAEGRAIGQKIGTGPVRLVHSIAEMDKVQAGDILVTDMTDPNWEPVMKRASAIVTNRGGRTCHAAIIARELGIPAVVGCGDATERLKDGTLVTVSCAEGDTGFIYDGLLETEVTEVERGVMPALKTKIMMNVGNPQLAFDFCQLPNEGVGLARLEFIINNNIGVHPKAILDYPNVDADLKKAVESVARGHASPKAFYVDKVAEGVATIAAAFWPKPVIVRLSDFKSNEYRKLIGGSRYEPEEENPMLGFRGAARYVSAEFREAFAMECEALRRVRNDMGLTNVQVMVPFVRTLGQADKVTQLLAGHGLKRGQDELKVIMMCEVPSNAVLADEFLQYFDGFSIGSNDLTQLTLGLDRDSGLELLAADFDERDPAVKALLSRAIKACQAQGKYVGICGQGPSDHPDFAQWLAAEGIASISLNPDSVIETWKQLARG